In one window of Denticeps clupeoides chromosome 2, fDenClu1.1, whole genome shotgun sequence DNA:
- the LOC114775247 gene encoding highly reducing polyketide synthase 40-like isoform X2 — protein MDGDISVVGIGCNFPGGEGVDNFWKVLVEGRNCAVEIPQERFNCSSWYHPDDGQPGKTQTTKAAFIDGFNEIDHKFFGITEAEADSMDPQQKLLLQCSYRAFEDAGIPLEKASGTRTGVYIGLMNRDYESLLNNSPSRITHYNGTGTAMSVAANRVSYTFNLTGPSFAIDSACSSSLVALHAACQAIRQGDCDMALCGGVSCILEPRVFVALSKAKMISPEGTSKPFSSQADGYGRGEGCGMLLLKPLKKALEDTDHVWGIISKTAVNQDGHTVTPITKPSQVQQEELLRGIYSKDSDCSHVQYIEAHGTGTPVGDPVEAASEKSLSVCISDTIKCLQTDKQVDLQTLAYTSACRRTHGKHKFRKACVTSSVSDLEAQLKSSLSKKTILSKSELKLVFVFCGNGVTYRGMCRQLMKEEPIFRQKVREVESLFQKYRSSSISRKITDDYDNDDFSKPDVIQPLLFAIQVAIANLFKHWGIKPDAVLGHSVGEVAAAHFSGLLTLEDAVKVIHYRSVLQSRVTGGKMLVVGNVLVSEVLELLQAYTGKVCLAALNSPVSCVLSGDAEAMDSLHKKLKTSLVSKNLFLHVLDVPAAYHSQMMDPILNQIKDSIGCLAVGEMECDLYSTVTGKSRSSGDFTTGDYWARNIRESVVFEQAVKSASQERKRVIFVEISPRRALQRNITEILGDETMAIPSVQPDTDHETMLNALAKLFELGFQVEWSKFYAGFEAPPTEIPRYQFDSLKKEVCFETIRQGNEVLCNSSHPLITPTKQNRKEHKCSLSPRSAPYLWEHKNHGVVIVPGALYVELAFASAMSRAKLKMPLHSVQVSVTFQNVLVLSKDAPELRVSLEPCGNKSLFRVASSSAAYASGTILYTGGQAVLEEKSICLDVLSRRCSSVIPGEMVYASLSRAGFDYGPVFRQLGEVYYGDEFREAMVTVRVPHELLEHLQDYYLHPVVLDYFLQLTAVVAVDGSCAKSVFPSSLGSVVVSGPVQEEMVIYLRVTQETSQYFEVCGCFAGHGGNVLVELKHVRISFVKERSQVAESLFFHNEVVTISEDVRVSSKPKALVFADTMGVANAMKPYLHPTSCFVSTGHFEAPQNTSDMDIGEVLFILGIQNLSQMKTDSILQHLVDYCELYRKVLLSLRHGSFTVRVITYRSSGSSADHISPGFVLSGMTRACAAEMTSISFQLIDLASVSSEDIQALSCVISSSTLYPEILINKGQVHMTSIAHCHSVDNTKRNSHSLLPQHFLLHTADPYRMTNLSAAPTNDEVGNMAEKHVEVQLNKLCVHSSDYFPVSVADLNFGQTMYWNKHTNQDHKLLALDFSGTITAIGRNVRNLNVGDHIASCYPVAASSKVVIPDSVCYKTKRLPFLSELPCVSYFVLAWEIFQCILDQVKPQQNIIIFSSVAKSCLARLLVLLATKLGWKANVQTQTKDLLQSAKNCPVLIVLPPFDESLVITATRKAAVKRVVLICDQRFPSFLSNAVYQGNDSVCIHSLSVSRVLQKANLQKQTVHVSQWLKSLRLGKSVLSIQCDTFQNDVLDKTGKPTTAYESYFNGAKVSLIVLANDCSGQRGASGISILPQPKRLFSKNSVYIVTGGLSGLGLETVKFIAQRGGQCIASLCRSVPSTEVQQELATLERRYGISVMTLQCDVSLSDHVVKAITAIEQKFPSWPVRGVFHSAAVLHDGLIETLDRTLFEKVLRPKICGVLNLHYATLQSKLEYFVCYSSISSFIGNASQANYAAANSFLDTFCHYRRNLGLAGQSINWGPLNLGLLLNKANFQRFLETKGLMTLEVSEIHEALEKCLLTNNTQQVVCRFNYLNLKKHVLSQNKSLRARLWPLVEKELKNMNVAEPGTHHLCSVDKYVRRLLSETSNVEIDELGDNTALNAIGMDSMSSMTIQNRIFQDRNVNVPLVKLLDPTTTVSTLVQILKQNGNDEPEGYAVV, from the exons ATGGACGGAGACATTTCTGTTGTTGGCATAGGGTGCAACTTCCCTGGAG GCGAAGGTGTAGATAACTTCTGGAAGGTTCTAGTCGAAGGACGGAACTGTGCTGTGGAGATCCCACAGGAGAGGTTTAACTGCTCCTCCTGGTATCATCCCGATGACGGCCAACCTGGAAAAACTCAGACCACTAAAGCTGCTTTCATCGATGG ATTCAATGAAATTGACCATAAATTCTTCGGCATCACTGAAGCTGAGGCTGACTCCATGGATCCCCAGCAGAAGCTTCTCCTGCAGTGTAGCTACAGGGCATTTGAAGATGCTGGGATACCCCTGGAGAAGGCATCAGGGACCAGAACTGGCGTCTATATTG GTCTCATGAACAGGGATTATGAGTCCCTTTTGAACAACAGCCCCAGCAGGATCACCCATTACAACGGTACGGGAACAGCGATGAGCGTAGCGGCCAACCGAGTCTCCTACACCTTCAACCTCACCGGGCCCTCGTTCGCCATTGACAGCGCCTGCTCTTCTTCACTGGTGGCCCTTCATGCAGCCTGTCAAGCCATCAGGCAAG GGGACTGTGACATGGCCCTGTGTGGAGGTGTAAGCTGCATTCTGGAACCAAGAGTCTTTGTGGCTCTCAGCAAAGCTAAGATGATCTCACCTGAAGGCACCAGCAAACCCTTCTCGAGCCAGGCAGATGGATATGGGAGAGGGGAAGGATGTGGAATGCTTCTACTGAAGCCTTTGAAAAAA GCTCTTGAAGATACTGATCATGTTTGGGGCATTATCAGCAAAACTGCAGTAAACCAAGATGGCCACACGGTCACTCCAATCACCAAGCCCTCTCAGGTCCAGCAGGAGGAGTTGCTCAGAGGAATCTACTCAAAAGACAGCGACTGTAGCCACGTCCAGTACATAGAGGCTCATGGGACTGGAACACCAGTTGGGGATCCTGTAGAAGCAG CTTCAGAGAAGTCCCTTTCAGTATGCATCAGCGACACCATCAAATGCCTCCAGACAGACAAACAAGTGGATCTGCAAACGCTTGCATATACATCAGCATGTAGGAGAACCCACGGCAAACACAAATTCAGGAAGGCCTGTGTGACTTCTTCTGTCTCTGACTTGGAAGCCCAACTAAAATCCAGCCTGAGCAAGAAGACTATCCTGTCCAAGTCTGAATTAAAGTTAGTCTTTGTGTTTTGTGGAAATGGTGTGACCTACAGAGGGATGTGCAGGCAACTCATGAAGGAAGAGCCTATTTTCAGACAAAAGGTGAGGGAGGTGGAGAGCCTGTTCCAAAAGTACAGGTCATCAAGCATTTCCCGAAAGATAACGGATGATTATGACAATGATGATTTTTCAAAGCCTGATGTCATTCAGCCGCTCCTTTTTGCCATTCAGGTTGCCATTGCCAACCTCTTTAAGCACTGGGGTATTAAACCAGACGCTGTTCTTGGACACTCAGTTGGAGAAGTGGCTGCTGCCCATTTCTCAGGTCTACTTACCCTTGAGGATGCAGTGAAGGTGATCCATTACCGTAGTGTTTTGCAGAGCCGAGTTACTGGAGGTAAAATGCTGGTGGTTGGAAACGTTCTGGTATCTGAGGTCTTGGAGCTTCTCCAGGCTTACACAGGGAAGGTCTGCCTGGCTGCTTTAAACAGTCCTGTGTCTTGTGTCTTATCAGGTGATGCTGAGGCGATGGACAGTTTACACAAAAAGTTAAAAACCTCGCTAGTCTCTAAAAACCTTTTCCTCCATGTCTTGGATGTCCCAGCAGCATATCATAGCCAAATGATGGATCCCATATTAAATCAAATCAAGGACAGTATAGGATGTCTAGCTGTTGGTGAAATGGAGTGTGATCTTTATTCAACTGTCACAGGTAAATCAAGGTCTTCGGGGGATTTCACTACAGGAGACTACTGGGCAAGGAACATCCGCGAGTCCGTAGTGTTTGAGCAAGCAGTGAAATCTGCTTCCCAAGAGAGGAAACGTGTGATTTTTGTAGAGATAAGTCCTAGAAGGGCATTGCAGAGGAACATCACAGAGATTTTGGGGGACGAAACCATGGCGATTCCCTCAGTACAGCCAGACACGGATCATGAGACGATGCTCAACGCTTTGGCTAAACTCTTTGAGCTGGGCTTTCAAGTTGAATGGAGCAAATTTTATGCAGGTTTTGAAGCCCCACCAACCGAGATCCCGAGGTATCAGTTTGATAGTCTCAAGAAGGAGGTCTGTTTTGAGACAATAAGGCAAGGAAATGAAGTGTTGTGTAATTCTTCCCATCCTTTGATAACTCcgacaaaacaaaacaggaaagagCACAAGTGCAGTCTATCGCCAAGAAGTGCACCCTACCTCTGGGAGCATAAAAATCACGGTGTTGTGATCGTACCCGGGGCTCTTTATGTTGAGCTCGCCTTCGCCTCAGCCATGTCAAGAGCAAAACTAAAGATGCCTCTGCACTCTGTACAAGTGAGTGTAACTTTCCAGAATGTTCTTGTTCTCAGTAAGGATGCACCTGAGTTGAGAGTTTCGCTTGAGCCATGTGGCAATAAGTCCCTTTTTCGGGTGGCGTCTTCCTCAGCAGCCTATGCCTCAGGAACCATTTTGTACACAGGTGGACAGGCAGTGCTGGAGGAGAAGAGCATTTGCCTGGATGTCCTCTCACGGAGATGCTCGTCAGTCATACCGGGAGAGATGGTTTACGCTTCCCTTTCTCGGGCTGGATTCGATTATGGGCCCGTCTTCCGACAGCTGGGTGAAGTTTACTATGGGGACGAATTCAGAGAGGCCATGGTGACAGTCCGAGTCCCACATGAACTGCTAGAGCACCTGCAGGATTATTACCTTCACCCTGTAGTTTTAGACTACTTTCTGCAGTTGACAGCAGTTGTGGCAGTCGACGGCAGCTGTGCAAAATCTGTTTTTCCGTCCTCACTGGGTAGTGTGGTGGTCTCCGGGCCTGTACAGGAAGAGATGGTGATATATCTGCGGGTGACTCAGGAGACATCTCAGTATTTTGAGGTGTGTGGCTGTTTTGCAGGCCATGGTGGCAATGTTTTAGTTGAACTGAAGCATGTAAGGATCTCATTTGTAAAGGAAAGGTCTCAGGTTGCTGAGTCACTTTTCTTTCACAATGAGGTTGTGACCATAAGCGAAGATGTCAGAGTCTCCAGTAAACCCAAAGCATTGGTTTTTGCAGACACAATGGGCGTAGCCAACGCAATGAAGCCATATCTCCATCCTACATCTTGTTTTGTGAGCACAGGGCACTTTGAAGCTCCTCAGAACACTTCTGACATGGACATTGGAGAGGTTCTATTCATCTTGGGAATTCAGAACCTCAGTCAAATGAAAACGGACTCCATTCTGCAGCACCTGGTTGACTACTGCGAGCTTTATCGTAAAGTACTCCTGAGCTTGAGGCATGGCTCGTTCACAGTCCGCGTCATTACCTACAGGTCATCTGGAAGTTCAGCTGACCACATCAGCCCTGGCTTTGTGCTGTCTGGTATGACCAGGGCATGTGCCGCAGAGATGACCAGCATCTCCTTCCAGTTAATTGACCTTGCATCTGTGTCAAGTGAGGACATACAAGCGTTATCTTGTGTGATCAGCTCCAGTACACTGTACCCTGAGATCCTGATAAacaaaggtcaagttcacatgACTTCTATAGCTCACTGCCATTCAGTGGACAACACCAAGAGAAATAGccattctcttctcccacaacATTTTTTGCTTCACACTGCTGACCCTTACAGGATGACCAACCTATCTGCTGCTCCCACTAATGACGAAGTAGGTAACATGGCTGAGAAGCATGTGGAGGTTCAGCTCAACAAATTATGTGTCCATTCCTCAGACTACTTTCCAGTCAGTGTGGCAGACCTGAATTTTGGCCAGACGATGTACTGGAACAAACACACCAACCAGGACCACAAACTTCTGGCTCTGGACTTCAGTGGTACAATCACTGCCATAGGGAGGAATGTCAGGAATCTAAATGTGGGGGATCACATTGCTTCCTGTTACCCTGTAGCTGCTTCCTCCAAAGTTGTGATTCCAGACTCTGTGTGCTACAAAACAAAGAGGCTTCCATTTTTGAGCGAATTGCCCTGTGTTTCTTACTTTGTGCTGGCATGGGAAATCTTCCAGTGCATATTAGATCAAGTAAAACCACAGCAAAACATTATAATCTTCTCAAGCGTTGCCAAATCTTGTCTGGCAAGGTTGCTGGTTCTTCTTGCAACAAAATTGGGATGGAAGGCTAATGTTCAAACACAGACTAAGGATCTTCTCCAAAGTGCCAAAAACTGTCCTGTGCTTATTGTGTTGCCTCCTTTTGATGAGTCCTTGGTGATCACTGCAACCAGGAAAGCTGCAGTTAAGCGTGTTGTTCTTATTTGTGACCAAAGGTTCCCCTCATTTTTGTCAAATGCGGTCTATCAAGGCAATGACTCTGTATGCATCCATAGTCTGTCAGTGTCAAGAGTCTTACAAAAAGCCAATCTTCAGAAGCAGACAGTACATGTATCCCAATGGCTGAAGAGCCTTCGTCTTGGAAAGAGTGTTTTAAGTATTCAGTGTGATACCTTCCAAAACGATGTCTTGGACAAAACTGGTAAGCCAACCACAGCTTATGAGTCCTACTTTAATGGAGCGAAAGTCTCCCTCATTGTGCTGGCAAATGACTGCTCTGGTCAGAGAGGAGCATCTGGCATCTCCATTCTCCCACAACCTAAACGGCTGTTCTCAAAGAACAGCGTGTACATTGTGACAGGAGGGCTCTCTGGTTTGGGGCTGGAAACCGTCAAGTTTATTGCTCAGCGGGGGGGACAATGCATTGCTTCACTGTGCAGAAGTGTTCCCTCTACAGAGGTGCAACAGGAGTTGGCCACACTTGAGAGGAGATATGGCATATCGGTGATGACGCTCCAGTGTGACGTTTCCTTGTCAGACCATGTGGTGAAGGCCATCACCGCCATTGAACAGAAGTTTCCATCTTGGCCAGTCAGAGGAGTTTTTCACAGTGCGGCTGTCCTGCATGACGGCTTGATAGAGACCCTTGACAGGACACTGTTTGAAAAAGTTCTCAGACCAAAAATCTGTGGCGTGCTGAACCTGCACTACGCAACACTGCAGAGCAAACTTGAATATTTTGTGTGCTACTCCTCTATTTCCTCCTTCATTGGAAATGCCTCTCAAGCAAACTATGCCGCAGCAAACTCTTTCCTTGACACGTTCTGTCACTATCGCCGGAACCTTGGACTTGCTGGGCAATCCATAAACTGGGGTCCCTTGAATCTTGGCCTCCTTTTGAACAAAGCCAATTTTCAAAGGTTTCTGGAGACCAAAGGCTTAATGACCCTGGAGGTGTCTGAGATCCATGAGGCCCTGGAAAAGTGTCTTTTgacaaacaacacacaacagGTTGTGTGCAGGTTTAACTACCTGAACCTGAAAAAACACGTACTGTCCCAAAACAAATCCCTCCGAGCTCGGCTATGGCCACTTGTAGAGAAAGAGCTGAAGAACATGAATGTGGCCGAGCCTGGGACACATCATCTGTGCTCGGTGGATAAATATGTCAGGAGGTTGCTCAGTGAAACGAGCAACGTTGAAATTGACGAGCTTGGTGACAATACTGCTCTCAATGCAATAGGAATGGATTCCATGTCTTCCATGACCATACAGAACCGCATTTTCCAGGACAGGAATGTGAATGTTCCTCTTGTAAAATTACTGGACCCCACCACTACCGTGTCAACTTTAGTTCAGATTCTAAAGCAAAATGGCAACGATGAGCCTGAAGGGTATGCAGTAGTGTAG